One genomic window of Micromonospora sp. WMMD1128 includes the following:
- a CDS encoding non-ribosomal peptide synthetase/MFS transporter produces MTDLKDPAREAARQALVARRLRARHGAAPAARITPRPDGAPVPLSYAQERVWFMDQLAPGEAAYHIAVPLRVRGPLDVGALRAALAALGARHESQRARFPADADGRPTVVIAETPDVPLTVVEAADEAAAQALVDTAAAEPFDLAHGPLLRALLIRLSAVDHVLFLGQHHIVGDGWSVDVLLRDLITLYRGGEPPALPIQYGDFAVWEARELDGERARSHVDHWKQRLAGITPLDLPLDRPRPATQTYRGDFVEFQLDPAATEALHALTRGSGGTLFMTLLAAYQVLLARHAGQDDFAVGASVAGRAAPELEDVVGMFVNMLPLRADLAGDPTFTELLARTRRTVLDGFEHAEVPFAKVVHELGLPRDVSRSPVFQTMFVLQNYEMGRFRAVSDADEVTFAWTPMELRATRFDFELHAVETVDGLWGKLVFNTDLFDRATVERMAQRWTTLLDAVVAAPDTPVSRLPLLPDAERALLAGWNDTAADFPRAQTLHAPFEERAAATPDAVAVTIDGHSRTYAQLNADANRIAHRLRAAGVGPETLVGVCAERSVELVAGLLGVLKAGGAYLPLDPEYPADRLAFMVTDADAPVVLTQRRLRDVLPATDATVLDLDDPAVWADQPATDPAPVAGPEHLAYVIYTSGSTGRPKGVPNTHRGIVNRLDWMQKTYGLGADDAVLQKTPASFDVSVWEFFWPLRTGARLVLATPGGHKDAGYLRDLLVSERITTAHFVPSMLTVFLAEDGVEAATALRRVICSGEELPPATAVDFTARLPRCGLHNLYGPTEAAIDVTAWECEPARLAEVSAVPIGAPIANLRLHVLDPSGARCPVGVAGELHIGGVGLARGYHRRPALTAEKFVPDPYAAEPGARLYRTGDLARWVVGPDGAGVLEFLGRIDHQVKLRGLRIELGEIESALREQPGVTEAAVIVREDSPGDKRLTAYLVGPAEHAALKAALKDTLPEYMVPAAFVTLDVLPLTPNGKLDRRALPAPVVTREASVALVAPRDDTERALAVIWSEVLGVDTLGIDDDFFDLGGHSMLATQVVARIRKADLGGRAVGVMDLFQQRTIRELAAFVAGDAAQEGPRRLLYELTGPIPAAQRVLTYVCVPYGGGSAIVYQPLADALPAGHALWSLAIPGHDVGLSEDALPFDELTTRVADEIMERVEGPVALYGHCGVGSAIVAEVARKVEAAGRDLDAVYIGAMFPFARPKGLFAATRNRLEQLRSNKHYASWLKSMGVDTDELDPEQADRIISNMRADSRASEEYFTRLLDRQATKLRAPIISVVGSEDPVTDYHRERYAEWQFLSDTLGLVVLDQAGHFFLKYRAVELAEIVTRVHPAVVAGDVTALAPQARGEDAGWAVQDTLRVGADGPPVATVKPSMGRFLAVTVGQLVSSTGSALTAFALPIWLFNRTGSVADLGLLWALALICGVLMLPVAGALVDRVSRRRIMMLASCVAGSVQLVLAALLWTDNLVLWHIYLLVAFSSVAGSFQRIAFQSAVPQLVPKRYLGHAMGITQLSTGVATLLMPVFAAGLLAAIDLKGILVIDVASYLVAVLTLAVVRFPDLLGWRPRERLLVAIANGMRYSWRHRGFRLMLGYFALGNIFLAPALVLTAPLVLSFGSPTQVAQVALAEAVGAVLGGVLMALWGGPRRRRMIGVLIGNLGTATGCVLIGLDASVAMICVGFCWLAMAMTTAQSIYATIVQVKVPQRFHGRVFSLNQTISWSTLPIGFAVLAPAATALFEPMLAPGGTLAGTVGEVIGTGPGRGIGFAYVCFGVILILVTLGGFAIRLLRRFDLEVEDSLPDDLIGAQEREKRLAATAVPSRPDSSRGGSAVA; encoded by the coding sequence ATGACCGACCTGAAGGATCCGGCCCGCGAGGCGGCCCGGCAGGCGCTCGTCGCCCGCCGGCTACGCGCCCGCCACGGCGCCGCGCCCGCGGCCCGGATCACCCCCCGGCCGGACGGCGCGCCGGTGCCGCTGTCGTACGCCCAGGAGCGGGTCTGGTTCATGGACCAGCTCGCGCCGGGCGAGGCCGCGTACCACATCGCGGTGCCGCTGCGGGTGCGCGGACCGCTCGACGTCGGCGCGCTGCGCGCGGCCCTGGCCGCGCTCGGCGCCCGGCACGAGTCGCAGCGCGCCCGCTTCCCGGCCGACGCCGACGGCCGACCGACCGTGGTGATCGCCGAGACGCCGGACGTCCCGCTGACCGTGGTGGAGGCGGCCGACGAGGCCGCCGCGCAGGCCCTGGTCGACACGGCGGCGGCCGAGCCGTTCGACCTGGCGCACGGGCCGCTGCTGCGGGCCCTGCTGATCCGCCTGTCCGCCGTGGACCACGTGCTCTTCCTCGGGCAGCACCACATCGTCGGCGACGGCTGGTCGGTGGACGTGCTGCTGCGCGACCTGATCACGCTCTACCGCGGCGGCGAGCCGCCGGCCCTGCCGATCCAGTACGGCGACTTCGCCGTCTGGGAGGCGCGGGAGCTGGACGGGGAGCGGGCCCGGTCGCACGTGGACCACTGGAAGCAGCGCCTCGCCGGCATCACGCCGCTGGACCTACCGCTGGACCGGCCCCGCCCGGCCACCCAGACCTACCGGGGTGACTTCGTCGAGTTCCAGCTCGACCCGGCGGCCACCGAGGCGTTGCACGCGCTCACCCGGGGCAGCGGTGGCACGCTGTTCATGACGCTGCTGGCGGCGTACCAGGTGCTGCTGGCCCGGCACGCCGGGCAGGACGACTTCGCCGTCGGGGCGTCGGTCGCCGGCCGCGCCGCGCCGGAGCTGGAGGACGTCGTCGGCATGTTCGTCAACATGCTGCCGCTGCGCGCGGACCTGGCGGGCGACCCGACCTTCACCGAGCTGCTGGCCCGCACCCGGCGCACCGTGCTGGACGGCTTCGAGCACGCCGAGGTGCCGTTCGCGAAGGTGGTGCACGAGCTGGGACTGCCGCGCGACGTCAGTCGCTCACCGGTGTTCCAGACCATGTTCGTGCTCCAGAACTACGAGATGGGCCGGTTCCGCGCCGTGTCCGACGCCGACGAGGTCACCTTCGCGTGGACCCCGATGGAGCTGAGGGCGACCCGGTTCGACTTCGAGCTGCACGCGGTGGAGACCGTCGACGGGCTCTGGGGCAAGCTGGTCTTCAACACCGACCTGTTCGACCGGGCCACCGTCGAGCGGATGGCGCAGCGGTGGACCACCCTGCTGGACGCGGTCGTCGCCGCGCCGGACACCCCGGTCTCCCGGCTGCCGCTGCTGCCGGACGCCGAGCGGGCGCTGCTGGCCGGCTGGAACGACACCGCGGCGGACTTCCCGCGCGCGCAGACGCTGCACGCCCCGTTCGAGGAGCGTGCCGCCGCCACCCCGGACGCCGTCGCCGTCACCATCGACGGGCACAGCCGCACGTACGCGCAGCTCAACGCGGACGCCAACCGGATCGCGCACCGGCTGCGCGCGGCCGGCGTCGGCCCGGAGACGCTCGTGGGGGTGTGCGCGGAACGTTCGGTCGAGCTGGTCGCCGGCCTGCTCGGCGTGCTCAAGGCCGGTGGCGCCTACCTGCCGCTGGATCCGGAGTACCCGGCCGACCGGCTGGCCTTCATGGTCACCGACGCGGACGCGCCAGTGGTGCTGACCCAGCGGCGCCTGCGCGACGTGCTGCCGGCCACCGACGCCACCGTGCTGGACCTGGACGACCCGGCGGTCTGGGCCGACCAACCGGCCACCGACCCGGCGCCGGTCGCCGGACCGGAGCACCTGGCGTACGTCATCTACACCTCCGGGTCCACCGGCCGGCCCAAGGGCGTGCCGAACACCCACCGGGGCATCGTCAACCGGCTCGACTGGATGCAGAAGACGTACGGCCTCGGCGCCGACGACGCGGTGCTCCAGAAGACCCCGGCCAGCTTCGACGTCTCGGTCTGGGAGTTCTTCTGGCCGCTGCGCACCGGCGCCCGCCTGGTGCTCGCCACCCCGGGCGGGCACAAGGACGCCGGCTACCTGCGTGACCTGCTGGTGTCCGAGCGGATCACCACCGCCCACTTCGTCCCGTCGATGCTCACCGTCTTCCTGGCCGAGGACGGCGTCGAGGCGGCCACCGCGCTGCGCCGGGTGATCTGCTCCGGCGAGGAACTGCCGCCGGCCACGGCGGTCGACTTCACCGCCCGGCTGCCCCGGTGCGGCCTGCACAACCTCTACGGCCCGACCGAGGCGGCCATCGACGTCACCGCGTGGGAGTGCGAGCCGGCGCGGCTGGCCGAGGTGAGCGCGGTGCCGATCGGCGCGCCGATCGCCAACCTGCGGCTGCACGTGCTCGACCCGTCCGGCGCCCGCTGCCCGGTCGGGGTCGCCGGTGAGCTGCACATCGGCGGTGTCGGGTTGGCCCGCGGCTACCACCGTCGGCCGGCGCTGACCGCCGAGAAGTTCGTCCCCGACCCGTACGCGGCCGAGCCGGGCGCCCGCCTCTACCGCACCGGGGACCTGGCCCGCTGGGTGGTCGGCCCGGACGGCGCCGGGGTGCTCGAGTTCCTCGGCCGGATCGACCACCAGGTGAAGCTGCGCGGCCTGCGCATCGAGCTGGGCGAGATCGAGAGCGCGCTGCGCGAGCAGCCCGGCGTGACCGAGGCCGCGGTGATCGTCCGCGAGGACAGCCCCGGCGACAAGCGGCTCACCGCGTACCTGGTCGGGCCGGCCGAGCACGCCGCGCTGAAGGCGGCGCTGAAGGACACGCTGCCGGAATACATGGTGCCGGCGGCGTTCGTCACGCTCGACGTGTTGCCGCTGACCCCCAACGGCAAGCTCGACCGTAGGGCGCTGCCCGCCCCCGTGGTCACCCGCGAGGCGTCGGTGGCGCTCGTCGCGCCGCGCGACGACACCGAACGCGCGCTCGCGGTGATCTGGTCGGAGGTGCTCGGCGTCGACACGCTCGGCATCGACGACGACTTCTTCGACCTGGGCGGGCACTCCATGCTCGCCACCCAGGTGGTGGCGCGGATCCGCAAGGCGGACCTGGGCGGCCGGGCGGTCGGCGTGATGGACCTGTTCCAGCAGCGCACCATCCGCGAGCTGGCCGCGTTCGTCGCCGGCGACGCCGCCCAGGAGGGGCCGCGCCGCCTGCTCTACGAGCTGACCGGGCCGATCCCCGCCGCCCAGCGGGTGCTCACCTACGTCTGCGTCCCGTACGGCGGCGGCAGCGCCATCGTCTACCAGCCGCTCGCCGACGCGCTCCCGGCCGGGCACGCGCTGTGGTCGCTCGCCATCCCCGGCCACGACGTCGGCCTCAGCGAGGACGCGCTGCCGTTCGACGAGCTCACCACCCGGGTCGCCGACGAGATCATGGAGCGCGTCGAGGGCCCGGTCGCGCTCTACGGCCACTGCGGCGTGGGCAGCGCCATCGTCGCCGAGGTGGCCCGGAAGGTCGAGGCGGCCGGCCGGGACCTGGACGCCGTCTACATCGGCGCGATGTTCCCGTTCGCCCGCCCGAAGGGCCTCTTCGCGGCCACCCGCAACCGGCTGGAGCAGCTGCGCAGCAACAAGCACTACGCGAGCTGGCTCAAGTCGATGGGCGTGGACACCGACGAGCTGGACCCGGAGCAGGCCGACCGGATCATCAGCAACATGCGGGCCGACTCCCGCGCCTCGGAGGAGTACTTCACCCGCCTGCTCGACCGGCAGGCGACGAAGCTGCGCGCCCCGATCATCTCGGTGGTCGGCTCCGAGGACCCGGTCACCGACTACCACCGCGAGCGGTACGCCGAGTGGCAGTTCCTCAGCGACACGCTCGGGCTGGTCGTGCTCGACCAGGCCGGGCACTTCTTCCTCAAGTACCGGGCCGTGGAGCTGGCCGAGATCGTCACCCGGGTACACCCCGCGGTGGTGGCCGGTGACGTCACCGCGCTCGCCCCGCAGGCCCGGGGCGAGGACGCCGGCTGGGCGGTGCAGGACACGCTGCGGGTCGGCGCGGACGGGCCACCCGTCGCCACGGTGAAGCCGAGCATGGGCCGGTTCCTGGCCGTCACGGTCGGGCAGCTCGTCTCCAGCACCGGCTCCGCGCTCACCGCGTTCGCGCTGCCGATCTGGCTGTTCAACCGGACCGGCTCGGTGGCCGACCTCGGCCTGCTCTGGGCGCTTGCGCTGATCTGCGGCGTGCTCATGCTGCCGGTGGCCGGCGCTCTGGTCGACCGGGTCAGCAGGCGTCGGATCATGATGCTCGCCAGTTGCGTCGCCGGCTCGGTCCAACTGGTGCTGGCCGCCCTGCTGTGGACCGACAACCTGGTGCTCTGGCACATCTACCTGCTGGTGGCGTTCAGCTCGGTGGCCGGGTCGTTCCAGCGGATCGCGTTCCAGTCGGCGGTGCCCCAGCTGGTGCCGAAGCGCTACCTCGGCCACGCCATGGGCATCACCCAGCTCTCCACCGGCGTGGCCACGCTGCTCATGCCGGTCTTCGCCGCCGGCCTGCTCGCCGCGATCGACCTCAAGGGCATCCTGGTCATCGACGTGGCCAGCTACCTCGTCGCGGTGCTCACCCTGGCCGTGGTCCGCTTCCCCGACCTGCTCGGTTGGCGGCCCCGGGAACGGCTGCTGGTGGCCATCGCCAACGGCATGCGCTACTCCTGGCGGCACCGCGGGTTCCGACTGATGCTCGGCTACTTCGCGCTGGGCAACATCTTCCTCGCGCCGGCGCTGGTGCTCACCGCCCCGCTGGTGCTGTCGTTCGGGAGCCCGACCCAGGTGGCCCAGGTCGCGCTGGCCGAGGCGGTGGGCGCGGTGCTCGGCGGCGTGCTGATGGCGCTCTGGGGCGGGCCGCGCCGGCGTCGCATGATCGGCGTGCTGATCGGCAACCTCGGCACCGCGACCGGTTGCGTGCTGATCGGCCTGGACGCGTCCGTCGCGATGATCTGCGTCGGTTTCTGTTGGCTGGCCATGGCGATGACCACCGCACAGTCGATCTACGCGACGATCGTGCAGGTGAAGGTGCCGCAGCGCTTCCACGGCCGGGTGTTCAGCCTGAACCAGACCATCTCCTGGTCCACCCTGCCGATCGGGTTCGCGGTGCTCGCGCCGGCCGCCACCGCCCTGTTCGAGCCGATGCTCGCCCCGGGCGGCACGCTGGCCGGCACCGTGGGCGAGGTGATCGGCACCGGTCCGGGCCGCGGCATCGGCTTCGCGTACGTCTGCTTCGGGGTGATCCTGATCCTGGTGACGCTCGGCGGCTTCGCGATCCGGTTGCTGCGCCGCTTCGACCTGGAGGTCGAGGACTCCCTGCCCGACGACCTGATCGGCGCCCAGGAGCGGGAGAAGCGCCTCGCCGCCACCGCCGTGCCGTCCCGGCCGGACTCGTCCCGGGGTGGGTCAGCGGTTGCTTGA
- a CDS encoding MbtH family NRPS accessory protein has protein sequence MAEPRFLVVRNDEEQYSIWSADRDLPAGWHDTGFAGSRDECLAHVDEVWTDMRPRSVREGLS, from the coding sequence ATGGCCGAACCCCGATTTCTGGTCGTCCGCAACGACGAGGAGCAGTACTCGATCTGGTCGGCCGACCGGGACCTGCCCGCCGGCTGGCACGACACCGGCTTCGCCGGCAGCCGCGACGAGTGCCTGGCCCACGTCGACGAGGTCTGGACCGACATGCGCCCACGCTCGGTGCGCGAGGGGCTCTCATGA
- a CDS encoding amino acid adenylation domain-containing protein, with the protein MSQEWTFPASYAQERVWMANQLDAGSPVFNISVPWTVPAGTDAAAAVAALDRVVARHEALRTHLRVDDGALVQVVRAHEPLTLPTTDLSHLPAGDRLAAFERLRTELARTPIPLDAPPLWRARLVDLGDTRRLLFVVHHAVFDSHSAVLFHAELAAFSAAGPAVPELPIQYADFAVWQRQQLAGDELDRQLAFWTGHLAGAPPVTGLPLDRPRPAQLGFAGDEVRFALPDGLLDRVGALAVGAQATPYMVLLAGFAALLSRISGDTDVVVGVSTAGRDNPELAPLIGMFVNPVALRCDVSGDPTFADLLGRVRNGLLDAMDHGGTPFQKIVEAVAPQRDPSVQPIFQTALNWIPDSGLDPAELGTTKDDLAFDITAGECRLVYRTALFDRASAETVARRYVRLLDAAVAGPDRTVGALPLLTDDERDRALDASTGDARDTPVTTVVDEVRRQVAATPDAPALVCDGATLSYAELDTAANRLARLLVARGAGPETRVALVLPRSCELVVALLAVLKSGAAYVPVDPAYPAARISYLLADATPTLVVAMPDTAALASGDALVLDGEVGADQPDDDLTDADRVAPLRPEHPAYVLHTSGSTGRPKGVVVEHRAVTAYLAWARAAYPGLAGVALLHSPVSFDLTVTGLLGTLTAGGTVRLAAIDSPDARAGGRPSFLKVTPSHLPLLDADLSPTADLVIGGEALTGEQLAGWRAAHPEVAVTNEYGPTEATVGCVTARIAPGAPLPPGPVPIGTPAPNTGALLLDGALQPVPPGVVGELYVTGVQLARGYHDRPGLTAGRFLPCPYGPPGARMYATGDLARRRPDGTLDYLGRRDEQVKVRGMRIELGEVEAALLAHPDVRAAAAAVRADGGEPTLVGYVVGPAREDSVRAELARELPAHLVPAALVRLDALPLTPNGKLDRAALPAPAAGESTRDSYVAPRTEAEALVAEVYADILQVEKVGALDDFFALGGNSLRGMRAMARIRAEVDVELPMRALFGSPVVANLAAQIEALIAAELDGLSDTEVAALLAAEEDTHS; encoded by the coding sequence ATGAGCCAGGAGTGGACGTTCCCGGCCTCGTACGCCCAGGAACGGGTGTGGATGGCCAACCAGCTCGACGCGGGTTCGCCGGTGTTCAACATCTCCGTCCCGTGGACCGTCCCGGCCGGGACGGACGCCGCGGCGGCCGTCGCTGCGCTGGACCGGGTGGTGGCCCGGCACGAGGCGCTCCGCACCCACCTGCGGGTCGACGACGGCGCGCTGGTGCAGGTGGTACGCGCCCACGAGCCGCTCACGCTGCCCACCACCGACCTGAGCCACCTGCCCGCCGGCGATCGGCTGGCCGCCTTCGAGCGGCTCCGGACCGAGCTGGCCCGCACCCCGATCCCGCTTGACGCGCCGCCGCTGTGGCGTGCCCGCCTGGTCGACCTCGGCGACACCCGGCGGTTGCTCTTCGTGGTGCACCACGCCGTCTTCGACAGCCACTCGGCGGTGCTGTTCCACGCCGAGCTGGCCGCGTTCAGCGCGGCCGGGCCCGCCGTGCCGGAACTGCCCATCCAGTACGCCGACTTCGCGGTGTGGCAGCGCCAGCAGCTCGCCGGCGACGAACTGGACCGGCAACTCGCGTTCTGGACCGGTCACCTGGCCGGCGCGCCACCGGTCACCGGACTGCCGCTGGACCGGCCCCGCCCGGCCCAGCTCGGGTTCGCCGGCGACGAGGTGCGCTTCGCGCTGCCCGACGGGCTGCTCGACCGGGTCGGCGCGCTGGCGGTCGGCGCGCAGGCCACGCCGTACATGGTGCTGCTGGCGGGTTTCGCGGCGCTGCTGTCCCGGATCTCCGGCGACACGGACGTGGTGGTCGGCGTCTCCACCGCGGGCCGCGACAACCCCGAGCTGGCGCCGCTGATCGGCATGTTCGTCAACCCGGTGGCGCTGCGCTGCGACGTCTCCGGCGACCCGACCTTCGCCGACCTGCTCGGCCGGGTCCGCAACGGCCTGCTCGACGCCATGGACCACGGCGGCACCCCGTTCCAGAAGATCGTCGAGGCGGTGGCCCCGCAGCGGGACCCGTCGGTGCAGCCGATCTTCCAGACCGCGCTGAACTGGATCCCGGACTCCGGCCTCGACCCGGCGGAGCTGGGCACCACCAAGGACGACCTGGCCTTCGACATCACCGCCGGCGAGTGCCGCCTGGTCTACCGGACCGCGCTGTTCGACCGGGCGAGCGCGGAGACGGTGGCGCGACGCTACGTGCGGCTGCTCGACGCCGCGGTGGCCGGGCCGGACCGGACGGTCGGCGCGCTGCCGCTGCTCACCGACGACGAGCGGGACCGGGCGCTCGACGCCTCGACCGGCGACGCGCGGGACACGCCGGTGACCACCGTGGTCGACGAGGTGCGGCGGCAGGTCGCTGCCACCCCGGACGCCCCGGCGCTGGTCTGCGACGGGGCGACGCTCAGCTACGCCGAGCTGGACACCGCCGCGAACCGGCTGGCCCGGCTGCTGGTGGCCCGCGGTGCCGGCCCGGAGACCCGGGTCGCGCTGGTCCTGCCCCGCTCCTGCGAGCTGGTGGTGGCGCTGCTCGCGGTGCTGAAGTCCGGCGCCGCGTACGTGCCGGTGGACCCCGCCTACCCGGCCGCGCGGATCTCCTACCTGCTGGCGGACGCCACCCCGACGCTCGTGGTGGCCATGCCGGACACCGCCGCGCTGGCGTCCGGCGACGCGCTGGTGCTCGACGGTGAGGTCGGCGCGGACCAGCCCGACGACGACCTCACCGACGCCGACCGGGTCGCCCCGCTGCGCCCGGAGCACCCGGCGTACGTGCTGCACACCTCCGGCTCGACCGGCCGTCCCAAGGGCGTGGTGGTGGAGCACCGCGCGGTGACCGCCTACCTGGCCTGGGCCCGGGCGGCCTACCCGGGCCTGGCCGGGGTGGCGCTGCTGCACTCGCCGGTGTCGTTCGACCTCACCGTCACCGGCCTGCTCGGCACGCTCACCGCCGGCGGCACGGTGCGGCTGGCCGCGATCGACTCGCCGGACGCCCGGGCCGGCGGCCGGCCGTCCTTCCTCAAGGTCACCCCGAGCCACCTGCCGCTGCTCGACGCCGACCTGTCACCCACCGCCGACCTGGTGATCGGCGGCGAGGCGCTGACCGGCGAGCAGCTCGCCGGCTGGCGGGCCGCGCACCCCGAGGTGGCGGTGACCAACGAGTACGGCCCGACCGAGGCCACCGTCGGCTGCGTCACGGCCCGGATCGCCCCCGGCGCGCCGCTGCCCCCGGGGCCGGTGCCGATCGGCACGCCCGCGCCGAACACCGGCGCGCTGCTGCTCGACGGCGCCCTCCAGCCGGTGCCGCCGGGCGTGGTCGGCGAGCTGTACGTCACCGGCGTTCAGCTCGCCCGCGGCTACCACGACCGGCCCGGCCTGACCGCCGGGCGGTTCCTGCCCTGCCCGTACGGCCCGCCCGGCGCCCGGATGTACGCCACCGGCGACCTGGCCCGCCGGCGTCCCGACGGCACGCTCGACTACCTGGGCCGCCGCGACGAGCAGGTCAAGGTGCGCGGCATGCGGATCGAGCTGGGCGAGGTCGAGGCCGCGCTGCTCGCCCACCCGGACGTGCGGGCCGCCGCCGCGGCGGTCCGCGCCGACGGCGGCGAGCCGACGCTCGTCGGGTACGTCGTCGGGCCGGCCCGGGAGGACTCGGTCCGCGCCGAGCTGGCCCGGGAACTGCCGGCGCACCTGGTGCCGGCCGCCCTGGTCCGCCTCGACGCGCTGCCGCTGACCCCCAACGGCAAGCTGGACCGGGCCGCGCTGCCCGCCCCGGCGGCCGGCGAGTCGACGCGGGACAGCTACGTCGCGCCGCGCACCGAGGCCGAGGCCCTGGTCGCCGAGGTGTACGCGGACATCCTCCAGGTGGAGAAGGTCGGCGCGCTCGACGACTTCTTCGCCCTCGGCGGCAACTCGCTGCGCGGCATGCGGGCGATGGCCCGGATCCGGGCCGAGGTGGACGTCGAGCTGCCCATGCGGGCGCTGTTCGGCAGCCCCGTGGTGGCGAACCTCGCCGCCCAGATCGAAGCGCTGATCGCCGCCGAACTCGACGGGCTCTCCGACACCGAGGTCGCCGCGCTGCTCGCGGCGGAAGAGGACACCCACTCATGA
- a CDS encoding TauD/TfdA family dioxygenase, with translation MSETTATLPVVVANDGRALTDLIAARRAELRDTLVAHGGLLFRGFDVGGVDGFDAAVRALAGEPLTYTERSSPRHSISGRVYTSTDYPPDEEIFLHNENSYQARWPLTLFFYCITPPQTRGATPLADVRRVYELIDPAVREEFVRRRWMLVRNFHGDFGTRWQEVFNTESRTDVEAYAAANGITVEWVGADGLRTRAVRDVVHHRPGSDTPRWFNHATFFHLSTLPADYQEGLLAMFGADGLPSNTYYGDGGEIPADVMDHLRAAYRAATVRFDYQRDDVLVVDNMTAAHGREPFTGPRKIAVAMAEAYTPDTAGAN, from the coding sequence ATGAGCGAGACAACCGCCACGCTCCCGGTGGTCGTGGCGAACGACGGTCGGGCGCTCACCGACCTCATCGCGGCCCGCCGCGCCGAGCTGCGGGACACCCTCGTCGCCCACGGCGGGCTGCTGTTCCGCGGGTTCGACGTCGGCGGGGTGGACGGCTTCGACGCCGCCGTGCGCGCGCTTGCCGGCGAGCCGTTGACCTACACCGAGCGTTCCTCGCCCCGGCACTCCATCTCCGGACGGGTCTACACCTCGACCGACTACCCGCCGGACGAGGAGATCTTCCTGCACAACGAGAACTCCTACCAGGCGCGCTGGCCGCTGACGCTGTTCTTCTACTGCATCACCCCGCCGCAGACGCGCGGCGCCACCCCGCTCGCCGACGTGCGCCGGGTGTACGAGCTGATCGACCCCGCGGTGCGGGAGGAGTTCGTCAGGCGTCGCTGGATGCTGGTCCGCAACTTCCACGGCGACTTCGGCACCCGCTGGCAGGAGGTGTTCAACACCGAGAGCCGCACCGACGTCGAGGCGTACGCGGCGGCGAACGGCATCACCGTGGAGTGGGTCGGCGCGGACGGCCTGCGGACCCGCGCGGTACGCGACGTGGTGCACCACCGGCCCGGGTCGGACACCCCGCGCTGGTTCAACCACGCCACGTTCTTCCACCTCAGCACGCTGCCGGCGGACTACCAGGAGGGCCTGCTGGCCATGTTCGGCGCCGACGGGCTGCCGTCGAACACCTACTACGGCGACGGCGGCGAGATCCCCGCCGACGTCATGGACCACCTGCGTGCCGCCTACCGGGCGGCCACGGTCCGCTTCGACTACCAGCGCGACGACGTGCTCGTGGTCGACAACATGACCGCCGCGCACGGCCGGGAGCCGTTCACCGGCCCGCGAAAGATCGCCGTGGCGATGGCCGAGGCGTACACCCCCGACACCGCTGGAGCGAACTGA